In Spinacia oleracea cultivar Varoflay chromosome 5, BTI_SOV_V1, whole genome shotgun sequence, a single window of DNA contains:
- the LOC110790186 gene encoding protein FAR1-RELATED SEQUENCE 5-like, which produces MASGEVDMLSHGSSSSVTQSVGVIINEPSSSSVGTPRVFTSLSPGGTREWIPSCSEELKPIVGMNFKDPEEGLSFYKACATASGFTSRKSTTTRRKKTGIVAFQYVVCNKEGFKASRKPVVEAVEDKSDKARSTRRRMLTRIGCGAQMCMKNINGSYVVTYFKEEHNHPLYTPGCAKFHKHGRKMSILHKKIIIVLYNMIFGPFTGVDHHKKCITFAAALISNEDIVSFEWVFKTFVKAMGGNEPLCLITDEDPAMKFAFPKVFRSTEHRFCIWHIMKKMPDKVCRDLPPDSDFLQKIRKAVWSEEIKPAEFEERWAKVISEFKLENHDWLLQIYEKREMWIPAYFRDLFLCGIMRTTSRSESENNFYTKFTNPHLTLVEFYMRFESALDAQRHTQGENDNSSKHKHPECKTRSAIEKFASEKEFGLDVYTIGEGFRVRKFDVLFNVETFDTSCLCKSFERQGIPCRHLVWVWKAKHIQKIPEAYVLNRWSIMACKKPIFYLEGNELEQCVQVVDRKRLLNDLWSEIHSCVSLAQGNELTLSALVDNLRSLRLDLESQSSIVDGLSGSVSSKTQDIELLIGASVPTEILIKPPKVSKNKGTGVHVQGSGSDKRLKSDKEKAVEQSKKKKRLCKGCKKLGYHDIRNCPEKEK; this is translated from the exons atggcTTCTGGTGAAGTTGATATGTTATCTCATGGTTCTAGTTCATCAGTTACTCAATCAG TTGGAGTTATTATTAATGAACCATCAAGTTCTTCTGTTGGTACTCCTAGAGTGTTTACTTCATTGAGTCCTGGTGGTACTAGAGAATGGATTCCTTCTTGTTCTGAGGAGTTAAAACCTATTGTCGGAATGAATTTTAAAGATCCCGAGGAAGGTTTATCCTTTTATAAAGCTTGTGCTACTGCTTCAGGTTTCACTTCTAGAAAAAGTACTACTACAAGAAGGAAGAAGACTGGAATAGTTGCGTTCCAGTATGTTGTATGCAATAAAGAAGGTTTTAAGGCGTCTCGTAAGCCTGTTGTGGAAGCTGTTGAAGATAAATCAGACAAGGCTCGTTCTACACGAAGGCGAATGCTTACTCGTATTGGTTGTGGTGCTCAAATGTGTATGAAAAACATTAATGGATCATATGTTGTGACATACTTCAAAGAAGAACATAATCATCCTCTATACACTCCTGGTTGTGCTAAATTTCATAAGCATGGGAGGAAAATGAGTATTTTGCATAAgaagattattattgtttt GTACAATATGATATTTGGGCCATTTACTGGAGTTGATCACCATAAAAAGTGTATTACCTTTGCTGCTGCCCTTATATCTAATGAGGATATAGTGTCTTTTGAGTGGGTTTTTAAAACATTTGTGAAGGCAATGGGAGGTAATGAGCCTCTCTGTTTGATTACTGATGAAGATCCTGCAATGAAATTTGCCTTTCCCAAAGTGTTTCGGTCTACAGAGCATCGGTTTTGCATATGGCATATTATGAAAAAGATGCCTGATAAAGTGTGCCGTGATCTTCCACCAGATTCTGACTTTCTACAAAAGATTCGCAAAGCTGTTTGGAGTGAAGAGATTAAACCTGCTGAGTTTGAAGAGAGGTGGGCTAAGGTTATTAGtgaatttaagttggaaaaccATGACTGGTTGTTGCAAATTTATGAGAAGCGTGAAATGTGGATTCCGGCTTATTTTAGGGATTTATTCTTGTGTGGTATTATGCGAACCACATCAAGGTCAGAGAGTGAGAATAACTTTTATACTAAGTTCACTAATCCACATCTTACCCTTGTTGAGTTTTACATGAGATTTGAAAGTGCTTTGGATGCTCAACGCCATACTCAAGGTGAAAATGATAATTCTTCTAAACATAAACATCCTGAATGCAAAACACGTTCTGCCATAGAGAAATTTGCTTCTGAA AAAGAATTTGGATTGGATGTTTATACTATTGGAGAAGGTTTTCGTGTCCGTAAGTTTGATGTTCTTTTTAATGTTGAAACATTTGATACTAGTTGTTTATGCAAGTCATTTGAAAGGCAAGGGATTCCTTGTAGGCATTTGGTTTGGGTTTGGAAGGCAAAACATATTCAAAAAATTCCCGAGGCTTATGTGCTTAACCGATGGAGTATAATGGCATGTAAGAAGCCTATTTTTTATTTAGAAGGGAATGAGTTGGAGCAATGTGTCCAAGTTGTAGATAGGAAGAGATTGTTGAATGATTTGTGGAGTGAAATTCATTCTTGTGTGAGTTTGGCTCAAGGGAATGAATTGACACTTAGTGCTCTTGTGGACAATCTACGATCATTGAGGTTAGATTTGGAATCTCAAAGTAGTATTGTTGATGGATTGAGTGGTAGTGTTTCTAGCAAAACTCAAGATATTGAATTGCTTATTGGAGCTAGTGTGCCTACTGAAATTTTGATTAAACCGCCTAAAGTATCAAAGAACAAAGGAACCGGGGTTCATGTTCAAGGTAGTGGAAGTGATAAACGGTTGAAGAGTGATAAAGAAAAAGCTGTTGAACAAAGTAAAAAGAAGAAGAGGTTGTGTAAAGGATGTAAGAAGTTGGGTTACCATGATATTCGTAATTGTCCcgaaaaagaaaagtaa